In a single window of the Streptomyces sp. NBC_00353 genome:
- the ssd gene encoding septum site-determining protein Ssd → MAESIARDRLPVAEERSGGPLIVTEDVELLDDLLRLCAAAGAEPEVHHTLPEGRGGWERAPMVLVGDDAAPRCRGVARRQGVMLVGRDQDAPDVWRRGVEIGAEYVLRLPDAESWLVDQIANAAEGVGRPALTVGVIGGRGGAGASTLACALAVAAARSGRRTMLIDGDPLGGGIDVLLGGERAEGMRWPDFAHSKGRVGGGALEESLPALHGLRVLSWGRDDWVVVPPPAMAAVLAAARRLGGVVVVDLPRRVDESVAEALAQLDLGLLVVPGELRAVAAAKRVASMAGMVLGDLRVMARGPYAAGLDERWVADALGLPLAGELPLEPGLLAAQDGGTPPGGSARSPLARFCAAFWDRALAGGVAGGAVS, encoded by the coding sequence GTGGCCGAATCCATCGCACGGGATCGTCTGCCGGTCGCCGAAGAGCGGAGCGGCGGACCGCTGATCGTGACCGAGGATGTGGAACTGCTTGACGATCTGCTGCGGCTGTGCGCGGCCGCCGGAGCGGAGCCTGAGGTTCACCACACGCTGCCGGAAGGCAGAGGCGGCTGGGAGCGGGCTCCGATGGTTCTGGTGGGCGACGACGCGGCCCCGCGGTGCCGTGGAGTCGCGCGCAGGCAGGGCGTGATGCTCGTGGGGCGCGACCAGGACGCCCCGGACGTCTGGCGGCGGGGCGTGGAGATCGGGGCGGAATATGTGCTGCGGCTGCCCGACGCGGAGAGCTGGCTCGTCGATCAGATCGCCAATGCGGCGGAGGGTGTGGGCAGGCCCGCGCTCACCGTCGGAGTGATCGGCGGACGGGGCGGAGCCGGCGCGTCGACATTGGCCTGCGCGCTGGCCGTGGCTGCGGCCAGGAGCGGGCGGCGGACCATGCTGATCGACGGCGATCCGCTGGGTGGGGGCATCGATGTGCTGCTCGGCGGCGAGCGCGCCGAGGGGATGAGGTGGCCGGATTTCGCCCATTCCAAAGGGCGGGTGGGCGGTGGCGCCCTGGAGGAGTCGCTGCCCGCATTGCACGGGTTGCGGGTGCTCAGCTGGGGGCGCGACGACTGGGTGGTCGTTCCGCCACCGGCCATGGCGGCGGTGCTGGCGGCCGCGCGCAGGCTCGGTGGGGTGGTGGTCGTCGATCTGCCGCGCCGGGTCGACGAGTCGGTGGCCGAGGCGCTTGCCCAGCTGGACCTCGGGCTGCTGGTCGTCCCCGGCGAGTTGCGGGCGGTCGCGGCGGCGAAGCGGGTGGCGTCCATGGCCGGGATGGTCCTGGGCGATCTGAGGGTGATGGCACGCGGCCCGTACGCGGCAGGTCTGGACGAGCGCTGGGTGGCGGATGCGCTGGGGCTGCCGCTCGCCGGTGAACTCCCGCTGGAGCCGGGGCTGCTCGCCGCTCAGGATGGCGGGACGCCGCCCGGCGGCAGCGCCCGTTCCCCGCTGGCCAGGTTCTGTGCGGCGTTCTGGGACCGCGCGCTTGCCGGAGGCGTCGCCGGGGGAGCGGTGTCATGA
- a CDS encoding HAD family hydrolase, protein MLCLVENHSLPRTAAFFDLDKTVIAKSSTLTFSKSFYQGGLINRRAVLRTAYAQFVFLAGGADHDQMERMREYLSALCKGWNVQQVKEIVAETLHDLIDPIIYDEAATLIEEHHTAGRDVVIVSTSGAEVVEPIGELLGADRVVATRMVVGDDGCFTGEVEYYAYGPTKAEAVQALAVSEGYDLSRCYAYSDSATDVPMLAAVGHPHAVNPDRALRREAALREWPILVFNRPVRLKQRLPALSMPPRPALVAAAAVGAAAVTAGLVWYTSRRRAAATTA, encoded by the coding sequence ATGCTCTGCCTTGTGGAAAACCACTCCTTGCCGCGCACAGCAGCCTTCTTTGACCTGGACAAGACGGTCATTGCGAAGTCTTCGACTCTGACCTTCAGCAAGTCCTTCTACCAAGGCGGACTGATCAACCGCCGTGCCGTACTGCGCACCGCGTACGCACAGTTCGTGTTCCTCGCCGGGGGCGCCGATCACGACCAGATGGAGCGGATGCGCGAATATCTCTCCGCGCTCTGCAAGGGCTGGAACGTCCAGCAGGTGAAGGAAATCGTCGCCGAGACCTTGCACGATCTGATCGACCCCATCATCTACGACGAGGCGGCGACCCTCATCGAGGAGCACCACACCGCCGGACGCGATGTCGTCATCGTTTCCACCTCGGGCGCAGAAGTCGTCGAGCCGATCGGCGAGCTGCTGGGCGCCGACCGGGTCGTCGCCACTCGAATGGTCGTCGGCGACGACGGCTGTTTCACCGGCGAGGTGGAGTACTACGCGTACGGGCCGACGAAGGCCGAGGCGGTCCAGGCACTCGCCGTCTCGGAGGGATACGACCTCTCGCGCTGTTACGCCTACAGCGATTCCGCGACCGATGTACCGATGCTGGCGGCCGTCGGCCACCCGCACGCGGTCAACCCGGACCGCGCACTGCGGCGCGAAGCAGCGCTCCGGGAATGGCCGATTCTCGTCTTCAACCGCCCGGTTCGGCTCAAGCAGCGGCTGCCCGCGCTCTCGATGCCACCCCGCCCAGCGCTCGTCGCCGCCGCAGCAGTGGGCGCAGCAGCCGTCACCGCGGGACTCGTCTGGTACACCTCGCGCCGACGCGCGGCCGCGACAACCGCCTGA